One genomic window of Arachis hypogaea cultivar Tifrunner chromosome 8, arahy.Tifrunner.gnm2.J5K5, whole genome shotgun sequence includes the following:
- the LOC140174748 gene encoding uncharacterized protein, producing MTNDTYNTDVKWTIHVDGASNKEGSGAGILLKEGDKVVAEQSLQFRFNASNNQSEYEALLAGLKHALQLQIPRITAYCDSSLVVHQIKGEFQDTILSITQVPDWRTPFFNYINTGTIPNGEPNLPLF from the exons ATGACAAATGACACATACAACACAGACGTGAAATGGACCATACATGTGGATGGAGCATCAAACAAAGAAGGCAGTGGGGCTGGGATACTACTCAAAGAGGGAGACAAAGTGGTGGCCGAGCAGTCACTACAGTTCCGCTTCAACGCAAGCAACAATCAATCGGAATATGAGGCCCTACTCGCTGGACTAAAGCACGCCCTACAACTGCAAATACCTCGAATAACAGCCTACTGCGACTCCTCATTAGTGGTACATCAAATAAAGGGCGAATTTCAG GATACAATTCTGAGTATTACACAGGTCCCAGATTGGCGAACACCTTTTTTCAATTACATCAACACAGGCACTATACCAAACGGCGAGCCGAACTTGCCACTCTTCTGA